Proteins found in one Syngnathus acus chromosome 9, fSynAcu1.2, whole genome shotgun sequence genomic segment:
- the spinb gene encoding spindlin b isoform X1, whose amino-acid sequence MKTPFKSPDAPRPRADGGHSGVSVNMMKRKNPHKKHKSDVGPSRTLSPVKTNIVGCRIQHIWKEGSKSSQWKGTVLDQVPVNPSLYLIKYDGFDCIYGLELHSDQRVIGLQVLPDRVAPARVTDALLADAMIGKAVEHMFETEDGPKEEWRGMVLARAPIMTSWFFITYEKDPVLYMYQLLDDYKEGDLRIMPDASPAGESAPSEREPGEVVDSLVGKQVEYAKEDGGKRSGMVIHQVEAKPSVYFIKFDDDFHIYVYDLVKTT is encoded by the exons ATGAAGACCCCCTTCAAGAGCCCAGACGCCCCGCGGCCCCGAGCGGACGGAG GACATTCTGGTGTGTCGGTCAACATGATGAAGCGGAAGAATCCTCACAA GAAACATAAGAGCGACGTGGGGCCCAGCAGAACCTTGTCCCCAGTCAAGACCAACATTGTGGGCTGCAGGATCCAGCACATTTGGAAGGAAGGCAGTAAGTCGTCCCAGTGGAAGGGGACAGTTCTGGACCAGGTCCCCGTCAACCCGTCCCTCTACCTGATCAAGTACGACGGCTTCGACTGCATCTACGGCCTGGAACTGCACAGCGATCAGCGCGTCATCGGACTCCAGGTTCTGCCCGACCGAGTGG CGCCGGCTCGTGTGACGGACGCGCTGCTGGCCGACGCCATGATCGGCAAGGCGGTGGAGCACATGTTTGAGACGGAGGACGGGCCCAAGGAGGAGTGGCGGGGGATGGTGCTGGCCCGCGCGCCCATCATGACGTCTTGGTTCTTCATCACCTACGAGAAGGACCCCGTGCTCTACATGTACCAGCTGCTGGATGACTACAAAGAGGGAGATCTGCGCATCATGCCCGACGCCA GTCCCGCAGGCGAAAGCGCGCCATCGGAGCGCGAGCCGGGCGAGGTGGTAGACAGTCTGGTGGGCAAGCAGGTGGAGTACGCCAAAGAGGACGGAGGCAAGCGTTCGGGGATGGTCATCCATCAGGTGGAGGCCAAGCCCTCGGTCTACTTCATCAAGTTTGACGATGACTTCCACATCTATGTCTATGACTTGGTCAAGACCACTTAA
- the spinb gene encoding spindlin b isoform X2, whose protein sequence is MKTPFKSPDAPRPRADGGHSGVSVNMMKRKNPHKKHKSDVGPSRTLSPVKTNIVGCRIQHIWKEGSKSSQWKGTVLDQVPVNPSLYLIKYDGFDCIYGLELHSDQRVIGLQVLPDRVAPARVTDALLADAMIGKAVEHMFETEDGPKEEWRGMVLARAPIMTSWFFITYEKDPVLYMYQLLDDYKEGDLRIMPDASESAPSEREPGEVVDSLVGKQVEYAKEDGGKRSGMVIHQVEAKPSVYFIKFDDDFHIYVYDLVKTT, encoded by the exons ATGAAGACCCCCTTCAAGAGCCCAGACGCCCCGCGGCCCCGAGCGGACGGAG GACATTCTGGTGTGTCGGTCAACATGATGAAGCGGAAGAATCCTCACAA GAAACATAAGAGCGACGTGGGGCCCAGCAGAACCTTGTCCCCAGTCAAGACCAACATTGTGGGCTGCAGGATCCAGCACATTTGGAAGGAAGGCAGTAAGTCGTCCCAGTGGAAGGGGACAGTTCTGGACCAGGTCCCCGTCAACCCGTCCCTCTACCTGATCAAGTACGACGGCTTCGACTGCATCTACGGCCTGGAACTGCACAGCGATCAGCGCGTCATCGGACTCCAGGTTCTGCCCGACCGAGTGG CGCCGGCTCGTGTGACGGACGCGCTGCTGGCCGACGCCATGATCGGCAAGGCGGTGGAGCACATGTTTGAGACGGAGGACGGGCCCAAGGAGGAGTGGCGGGGGATGGTGCTGGCCCGCGCGCCCATCATGACGTCTTGGTTCTTCATCACCTACGAGAAGGACCCCGTGCTCTACATGTACCAGCTGCTGGATGACTACAAAGAGGGAGATCTGCGCATCATGCCCGACGCCA GCGAAAGCGCGCCATCGGAGCGCGAGCCGGGCGAGGTGGTAGACAGTCTGGTGGGCAAGCAGGTGGAGTACGCCAAAGAGGACGGAGGCAAGCGTTCGGGGATGGTCATCCATCAGGTGGAGGCCAAGCCCTCGGTCTACTTCATCAAGTTTGACGATGACTTCCACATCTATGTCTATGACTTGGTCAAGACCACTTAA
- the LOC119127248 gene encoding gastrula zinc finger protein XlCGF8.2DB-like: MASYEESELERKQHEANGKNHIAMHIQGVQQLIDHQDGRSSLDQEGSQVPHVKQEEEETDVSKLPLTVVFVKSEDDKDEPAERSRLHRSSASGGPPPEDLLAPLSGSDDTEEPLRSCSDCQNDNKECCEKETTLGNLETVCVKRSAKKQHAKTHAGEKPFSCPFCGKTFARKEHVQAHVRIHTGEKPFSCSTCGKAFPHKETMIAHLRSHTGENPFGCSICGKTYSRKTHVESHMRTHTGEKPFPCSVCGKMFSQKPNMVKHMRIHTGERPFGCLFCDKAFLHKSHVESHMKIHTGEKPFSCSVCEQTFSQKQNLVSHMRTHTGEKPYSCSVCGESYAQSKTLTAHMMRRHNKDREMCSNPPQ, from the exons ATGGCGTCGTACGAGGAGAGCGAACTAGAACGTAAACAACACGAAGCTAATGGCAAGAATCACATCGCGATGCACATCCAAG GCGTCCAACAATTGATCGATCATCAGGATGGGAGATCGAGTTTGGACCAAGAGGGTTCACAGGTCCCGCACGTTaaacaggaagaggaggagactgACGTCAGCAAGTTGCCACTGACTGTCGTTTTTGTGAAGAGTGAAGACGACAAAGACGAACCGGCCGAGCGGTCACGGCTTCATCGTAGCAGTGCAAGTGGGGGACCCCCACCAGAAGACCTCTTAGCTCCACTTTCGGGCAGCGACGACACAGAAGAACCTTTGAGGAGCTGCTCAGACtgtcaaaatgacaacaaagagTGCTGTGAAAAGGAAACAACTCTGGGCAACTTGGAAACAGTTTGTGTTAAACGTTCCGCTAAGAAACAACACGCCAAGACGCACGCAGGAGAAAAACCTTTTAGTTGCCCATTTTGTGGTAAAACGTTTGCTCGAAAGGAGCATGTGCAGGCACACGTGAGAATacacactggagagaaaccCTTCAGCTGCTCGACCTGTGGTAAAGCATTCCCTCATAAGGAAACCATGATTGCACACCTGAGATCACACACGGGAGAAAATCCCTTTGGTTGTTCAATTTGCGGTAAAACGTATTCTCGTAAGACACACGTGGAATCGCACATGAGAACACACACGGGAGAAAAACCCTTCccttgctcagtttgtggtaaAATGTTCTCGCAAAAGCCAAACATGGTTAAACACATGAGAATACACACGGGAGAAAGGCCATTTGGTTGCTTATTTTGCGACAAAGCATTCCTTCATAAGTCGCACGTAGAGTCGCACATGAAAATCCACACGGGAGAAAAACCCTTTAGTTGTTCAGTTTGTGAGCAAACATTCTCCCAGAAGCAAAATCTGGTGTCACACATGAGAACGCACACAGGAGAAAAGCCTTATagttgctcagtttgtggggAAAGCTACGCTCAGAGTAAGACTTTGACTGCACACATGATGCGGAGACacaacaaagacagggaaATGTGCAGTAATCCCCCGCAATAG
- the LOC119127218 gene encoding gastrula zinc finger protein XlCGF57.1-like, producing MASCEWHQKHSEAVGQNHIGGVQQCICGLVSTGLEQEGLQIKEEGKDTLSPSVKEEGEEVDMSMLPLLAVTVKSEDEDEETPEGSALHHGDHDGGPVSDGLLTWLSNNNDPEESLLNGADCEGDHTKSKCSQEVTILGNKETSQRLNETETISSCVESIAEKRLPTGNTEEKPYCCSTCGRSFSRKANMENHMQTHTGEKPFSCAVCGKMFSRKDYVSLHMKTHTGEKPFCCSVCGKTFAHRSHMVSHMRTHTGEKPYCCSLCGKACSQKADMAKHMIVHSKEKNFACATCGKTFARKLSLRVHMRSHTGEKPFCCVICAKTFTRKANVINHMRSHTGEKPFSCSVCGNTYSRKDQMLSHMTSHTDVKPFCCSVCEKTFPQKTKLVKHMKTHTSGKTFGCSTCGKTFSREIYRAIHMRTHTREKPFGCRTCDKAFACKRYLVVHMTTHTKEKPFSCSSINQV from the exons ATGGCGTCGTGCGAGTGGCATCAAAAACATTCGGAAGCTGTTGGCCAAAATCATATCGGAG GCGTCCAACAGTGTATTTGTGGACTCGTGAGCACCGGTTTGGAGCAAGAGGGCCTCCAAATTAAAGAGGAAGGCAAGGATACACTGTCCCCTTCTGTTAAggaggaaggggaggaggTTGACATGAGTATGTTGCCACTTCTTGCTGTCACTGTGAAAAGCGAAGATGAGGACGAAGAAACACCCGAAGGGTCAGCGCTTCATCATGGAGACCACGATGGAGGACCAGTATCAGACGGCCTCTTAACTTGGCTGTCAAACAACAATGACCCGGAGGAATCTTTGTTGAACGGCGCAGACTGTGAAGGTGACcacacaaaatcaaaatgcTCTCAGGAGGTGACAATTCTCGGCAATAAAGAAACTTCACAAAGGTTGAACGAAACGGAAACTATCTCAAGTTGCGTTGAAAGCATTGCTGAAAAACGACTTCCTACTGGAAACACAGAAGAAAAACCTTATTGTTGTTCAACTTGCGGTAGAAGTTTCTCACGGAAGGCAAATATGGAAAaccacatgcaaacacacacaggagaaaaGCCCTTCTCTTGCGCAGTTTGTGGGAAAATGTTTTCCCGGAAGGATTATGTGTCATTACACATGAAAACCCATACGGGAGAAAAACCATTTTGTTGCTCTGTTTGTGGTAAAACATTCGCTCATCGGTCCCACATGGTATCGCACATgcgaacacacacaggagaaaaACCTTATTGTTGCTCACTTTGTGGGAAAGCGTGCTCGCAAAAGGCAGACATGGCCAAACACATGATTGTAcatagtaaagaaaaaaactttgcGTGTGCAACTTGTGGTAAAACATTCGCCCGCAAATTAAGCCTCCGAGTACACATGAGAAGTCACACTGGAGAAAAACCGTTTTGTTGCGTAATTTGTGCTAAAACCTTCACTCGGAAGGCAAACGTCATAAACCACATGAGATCACACACGGGAGAAAAACCTTTTagttgctcagtttgtggaaATACATACTCCCGAAAGGACCAAATGTTATCGCACATGACAAGTCATACAGATGTCAAACCTTTTTGTTGCTCAGTTTGTGAAAAAACCTTccctcaaaagacaaaattggtaaaacacatgaaaacacacacaagtggaaaaacatttggttGCTCTACTTGTGGCAAAACTTTCTCTCGTGAAATATATCGAGCCATACACATGAGAACGCACACTAGAGAAAAACCATTTGGTTGCCGAACTTGTGATAAAGCTTTCGCTTGCAAAAGATACCTTGTGGTACatatgacaacacacacaaaagaaaaaccctTCAGTTGCTCTTCCATAAATCAAGTCTAG
- the fbxo21 gene encoding F-box only protein 21 codes for MATCVAGERLSSPTGTKARSGSEAGHVNRDRCGEKLTDLPTELLEHILCLPVLDYVDICNVSCCCLRLRDVCHGRGKVWGHQYKLRWPRLQRFYPQNESCDWLLEYKTRHRVGIQIRRTVESISQRFFMEVPCIGQVLGDTFAEIESLGMPEHFCEDELLFILEAEKRKSLTLKYYAKKILYFLRQQNILQALKSFLEQPPEQQSALAGAVLVDQYCNPLADVTPDGISAQLDDIAEKVKKTLRVKNPSHPSLCVAPGGKRLPLQDFELQRQVLCALNDVLYDQLQIKGDQVDYYNPLNSYIHQVLLRRKGIPISLSVLYMTLAQRLGVKLEPVNFPSHFLLRWCQSGEQRSDDIYDYVYIDAFGKGKQMTAKECEYLIGHQASADYYTGIGTVDVLLRMVGNLLNIGKRGEINEKSYQLLRDTLDLFLTINPDNVPYLLLQARLYFHLGIWPEKVLDILQHIQALDPSQHGAVGYLVQHTLEHIQHMKHPPAPEVKQRGAADHRDVRYSVGLVMKHKRSGYNCVIYGWDPKCTMSQEWITTMRVHQLPDGAEQPFFNVLVQDGTCRYAAQENLELHPAPLEIGHPEVGRYFCEFAHTHYVANDELRTRYPDDPDHTEETTRHFYPHVRPPTPL; via the exons ATGGCGACTTGTGTCGCCGGAGAGCGGCTGTCGAGCCCGACCGGGACGAAGGCCAGGAGCGGCAGTGAAGCCGGGCACGTAAATCGAGACCGCTGCGGCGAGAAGTTGACTGATTTGCCCACTGAGTTATTGgaacacattttgtgtttgccgGTGCTCGACTACGTCGACATTTGTAATGTGTCCTGCTGCTGCCTCCGCCTGCGCGACGTTTGCCACGGCCGAGGAAAGGTGTGGGGGCACCAGTATAAACTCAG ATGGCCGCGGTTGCAGAGGTTTTATCCGCAGAACGAGAGCTGCGACTGGCTGCTCgagtacaaaacgcgccatcgGGTGGGCATCCAAATCCGGAGGACGGTGGAGTCCATCTCCCAGCGCTTCTTCATGGAAGTG CCATGCATCGGCCAGGTGCTGGGCGACACTTTTGCAGAGATTGAATCGCTGGGGATGCCTGAACATTTCTGCGAGGATGAGCTGCTCTTTATCCTCGAGGCTGAAAAGAG GAAAAGCCTGACGCTGAAGTACTATGCAAAGAAGATCCTTTACTTCCTGAGACAACAGAACATCCTGCAAGCTCTCAAGAGCTTCCTGGAGCAGCCGCCCGAGCAGCAGTCGGCGCTCGCAG GTGCCGTCCTGGTGGACCAATACTGCAACCCGCTGGCCGATGTCACGCCGGACGGGATCTCGGCGCAGCTGGACGACATCGCCGAGAAGGTCAAGAAGACGCTGCGGGTGAAGAATCCATCCCACCCTAGCCTTTGCGTGGCTCCAG GGGGCAAGCGTCTTCCGCTGCAGGACTTTGAGCTCCAGCGGCAGGTCCTCTGCGCCCTCAATGACGTCTTGTACGACCAGCTGCAGATCAAGGGCGACCAAGTGGACTACTACAACCCGCTCAACTCTTACATCCACCAG GTGCTGCTCCGCCGCAAGGGCATCCCCATCAGCCTCTCGGTGCTCTACATGACGCTGGCCCAGAGGTTGGGCGTCAAGCTGGAGCCCGTCAACTTCCCCAGCCACTTCCTGCTGCGCTGGTGCCAAAGCGGCGAACAAAG GAGCGACGACATCTACGACTACGTGTACATCGACGCTTTCGGCAAAGGCAAGCAGATGACGGCCAAAGAGTGCGAGTACCTCATCGGGCACCAGGCCAGCGCCGACTACTACACCGGCATCGGTACCGTCGACGTGCTGCTCAGGATGGTGGGAAACCTGCTCAACATCGGGAAAAGAGG GGAAATCAACGAGAAGTCTTACCAGCTCCTGAGGGACACGCTGGACCTTTTCCTCACCATCAACCCCGACAACGTTCCCTACCTTCTGCTGCAGGCCAGGCTTTATTTCCACCTCGGCATCTGGCCCGAAAAG GTTCTAGACATCCTACAGCACATCCAGGCGCTGGACCCGTCCCAGCATGGCGCAGTGGGCTACCTGGTGCAGCACACGTTGGAACACATCCAGCACATGAAgcacccccccgcccccgaGGTGAAGCAGCGCGGGGCGGCCGACCACCGGGATGTCCGCTACTCCGTAGGCCTGGTCATGAAACACAAGAG GTCGGGTTACAACTGCGTCATCTACGGCTGGGACCCCAAGTGCACCATGAGCCAGGAGTGGATCACCACCATGAGGGTCCACCAGCTGCCTGATGGCGCAGAGCAGCCTTTCTTCAACGTCCTGGTGCAGGACGGCACCTGCCGATATGCCGCGCAAG agAACCTGGAGCTCCATCCAGCCCCCCTGGAGATCGGTCACCCTGAGGTGGGTCGCTACTTTTGCGAGTTTGCCCACACGCACTACGTTGCCAACGATGAGCTGCGGACGCGCTACCCCGATGACCCGGACCACACAGAGGAGACAACGCGCCACTTCTACCCGCACGTGCGCCCGCCCACACCCTTGTAG